In Nitrospinota bacterium, a single window of DNA contains:
- a CDS encoding TfoX/Sxy family protein, whose protein sequence is MENDSFEEFVLDQLHLLERVDCKAMFGGFGLYQAGAFFGIIAGGRL, encoded by the coding sequence ATGGAAAACGATTCTTTTGAAGAATTCGTTCTCGACCAATTGCACCTGTTGGAGCGGGTGGATTGTAAGGCGATGTTCGGCGGGTTCGGTCTTTATCAGGCAGGTGCTTTCTTTGGCATCATCGCCGGTGGCAGACTGTAG